A part of Ooceraea biroi isolate clonal line C1 chromosome 10, Obir_v5.4, whole genome shotgun sequence genomic DNA contains:
- the LOC105282714 gene encoding BBSome-interacting protein 1 gives MSESTDDQIEQCDIVLPRQGLLYQEDTLNYILCKPKLIPLKSVTLEKLEKMQKEAEIKVREAQEAEISSDTNA, from the coding sequence ATGTCAGAGTCTACGGATGACCAGATCGAGCAGTGCGATATAGTCCTTCCGAGGCAAGGTCTGCTGTATCAGGAGGATACTTTGAACTATATACTCTGTAAGCCGAAGTTGATCCCGCTGAAGTCAGTCACGCTGGAGAAACTGGAGAAGATGCAAAAGGAGGCGGAGATTAAAGTCAGAGAAGCTCAAGAGGCAGAGATCAGCTCTGACACAAATGCATAA
- the LOC105282711 gene encoding LOW QUALITY PROTEIN: glycogen debranching enzyme (The sequence of the model RefSeq protein was modified relative to this genomic sequence to represent the inferred CDS: substituted 1 base at 1 genomic stop codon) codes for MRALNFDEIIRDMELLEIEQIRVLTINNDEHLDGILYRLEKGWTVEFKLGASLLGKALNIFINHPLSPDNHFERRTYYQLQWVSESAGVTCIKLTLAGSFHYYASDQEGKIVASGYLLVDPVLKVGEDEVLPLDCIQIQTVLAKCLGPLSTWDKKLLVTRNSGYNAIHFTPIQELGNSKSSYCLMNHANLNPIFDDDNNSPFTYDDIKRFVNKIRTDWKMLSICDIVLNHTANESPFLLTHPECTYNCVNSPHLRPAYILDSMLVELTLQVAAGDWEFKGIPKLIETEDHLNAVRHALHTYFLPSVRIHEMYTVNVNKKVAEFLEFARNCMPQKLPAIFQEISVIQSPNFGRLTSTVDMECALRKYNTFRVDCYDEETRLRRCAEDFKNKLEELNEAITNDIQMHLNAAVENVIANIRYHRVATDGPRIRVISARSPLVPRYFTDYTSVEELTLEEKEEIMYSSNGRYLMAHNGWVMNGDPLKNFADPDSYVYLRRELIAWGDSVKLRYGTKPEDCPFLWNYMSTYVMQTAEIFDGVRLDNCHSTPIPVAEYMLDAARQVRPDLYVIAELFTNSDQKDNIFVNHLGISSLIREAMSANHSQEQGRLVYRYGGEPVGAFLQSQRRPLAPSIAHALFMDVTHDNPCPVQKRSVFDFLPSAALVSMACCASGSSRGYDELVPHDIHVVEEERQYTGWKDDVKLTREFVSPQSGIIAGKKALNDLHYMLGQQKFSQVFVDQMDNDIVAVTRHSPSTHESVILVAFTAFQHPDSNNHDLRRHVRPLRVEGVVEEIILEAWLSHVDAKSGKSRFSPISRYIKCIDYINGLAEYKLHLWQHIQCSDSSIVKKVNSGDPLITQLDFVNFQPGSIIAIRVAPHANIRPALRKLHDTISEMILLNEESELQDIIHNMDFADLNVALYRCDQEEREDTSNKFGVYHVPGYGSLVYAGLQGILSVLADIRSENDLGNPLCDNLRKGNWMIDYTWQRLKENEGTKPLGMWLEEATKPFKVLPRYLVPCYFDIFIVNINLHLLSRCYTLMSNFVKYGNTFVKMLSLVSVQVGGVIKSSQLPDLSPDLDPPKPKIKDENGEKKQVCLTLSAGLPHFAVGYMRNWGRDTFIALRGLFILTGRYEEARFIILGYAGTLRHGLIPNLLDKGYHARYNCRDAVWWWLYSIKCYIEEAPKGINILSDKVSRLFPTDNSAALATGEEQPLSQVMQEALTVHFQGLFFRERFAGPKIDEHMSDRGFNNQIGVDPDTGFVFGGNSFNCGTWMDKMGSSEKADNKGKPATPRDGSAVEIVGLSKCILNFLAELSRQNLFPYSDVRRVGRDGVVTNWTYVQWADKIQANFEKHFYVNETPTSEESELIHRRGIYKDTYGAQQVWADYRLRPNFVIAMVVAPELFNPYHAWTALKMAEKILLGPLGMKTLDPEDWAYNGYYDNSNDGCDRNTAHGFNYHQGPEWVWPIGYFLRARLHFANLVSGTNELRRVIESTYIIISNHYMELSTSHWRGLPELTNENGSHCEGSCRTQAWSASSLMEVLYDLQKIKEKLKIDEDRAINXCNSACAHHHQLHLEQLNSDTKCSSAGDTAGDQSACFPAGVVATPHTSETHAFHIPHLAIVNAQSRKSAVAADYALVGNDDVAVDTELISTIDRKHLHNTNFDSPSDGLPYRTGNSMEISSDAQRARGAQDHAVIANDDGSDGEAASVRVLSNIDHEEIETAEELGRPCKRDIRDHYEMQCSPDTARMPMNALPFPHRSEIYEKRARPRNSPAYTDRLVYAKESSLAVEVVPCQRDDVACFKYSREGSNDILCSQYDRSHACMPVYNYARTNAAGIFYSHCWPRDIFDLKTPLNPSIRVIGRVADDIVANTQLYRCANNYHARVPKAGYAPMIFYREHGTAMSRTKRISCDNNGPSSPLIYLSMHRSQNEDEDDTKKHRQNRSLLLLEPLLMPEFASSGHKKNMKNRVLRGSKREIVIIIIIIYVLRFSFLL; via the exons ATGAGGGCGCTAAATTTCGATGAG ATAATTAGAGATATGGAGCTCCTTGAAATCGAGCAAATAAGAGTTTTAACTATCAACAATGATGAACATCTAGATGGGATACTGTACAGACTGGAGAAAG GATGGACAGTGGAGTTTAAACTCGGGGCTTCCCTTCTTGGAAAAGcgcttaatatttttataaatcatcCATTGTCGCCTGATAATCATTTCGAGAGACGTACTTACTATCAACTGCAGTGGGTTAGCGAATCGGCTGGAGTAACGTGCATAAAGTTAACTTTAGCTGGTTCATTCCATTATTATGCCTCTGATCA AGAGGGAAAAATTGTTGCTTCTGGTTACTTGCTGGTGGATCCTGTACTGAAAGTAGGCGAAGATGAGGTGTTACCTTTGGATTGCATTCAGATTCAGACAGTCTTGGCAAAGTGTCTAGGACCTCTCTCTACGTGGGACAAGAAATTATTAGTAACTCGAAATTCTGGGTATAACGCGATTCATTTTACGCCGATTCAG GAATTAGGGAATTCTAAATCGTCCTATTGTCTAATGAATCATGCAAATCTCAATCCTATTTTCGACGATGATAATAATAGCCCATTCACTTACGATGACATTAAACGATTTGTAAATAAGATACGAACTGACTGGAAG ATGCTGAGCATATGTGATATTGTATTAAATCATACGGCAAACGAGAGTCCTTTTCTACTTACTCATCCAGAATGCACGTATAATTGCGTGAACAGTCCTCATTTACGTCCGGCGTACATCTTGGATTCGATGTTGGTCGAATTAACGCTTCAAGTAGCCGCTGGAGACTGGGAGTTTAAGGGTATCCCCAAGTTAATCGAGACCGAGGATCATCTAAAT GCGGTTCGTCATGCTCTGCACACGTATTTTTTGCCGAGTGTGAGGATACACGAAATGTACACTGTCAACGTCAACAAAAAAGTAGCGGAGTTTTTGGAATTTGCGCGCAATTGTATGCCGCAGAAGCTGCCAGCTATATTTCAGGAAATTTCAGTGATACAAAGCCCCAATTTCGGTAGATTGACGTCAACCGTAGACATGGAATGTGCCCTAaggaaatataatactttcag AGTCGATTGTTACGATGAAGAGACTCGTTTGAGACGATGCGCGGaagatttcaagaataaaTTGGAAGAACTCAACGAAGCTATTACCAACGACATACAGATGCACCTAAACGCTGCCGTTGAAAACGTGATTGCTAATATAAGGTATCACAGAGTGGCAACAGATGGGCCAAGGATTAGAGTAATTAGCGCAAGGTCTCCTCTGGTTCCTAG ATACTTCACTGATTACACATCTGTAGAAGAGCTCACTctagaagaaaaagaagagataatGTATTCGAGCAACGGGCGTTACCTGATGGCTCACAATGGTTGGGTCATGAATGGCGATCCATTAAAGAATTTCGCGGATCCTGATTCGTATGTCTACCTTCGAAGGGAACTTATCGCCTGGGGAGATAGCGTGAAGCTCAG ATACGGGACGAAACCAGAAGATTGTCCTTTCCTATGGAATTACATGTCGACCTATGTCATGCAAACAGCGGAGATATTCGATGGTGTTCGACTAGACAATTGCCATTCCACACCGATCCCTGTTGCGGAG TATATGCTTGACGCCGCACGACAGGTCCGTCCAGATCTCTATGTCATCGCAGAATTGTTTACCAACTCCGATCAGAAAGACAACATCTTTGTAAATCATCTCGGCATTTCTTCTCTAATTAGAG AAGCTATGTCTGCGAATCATAGTCAGGAACAAGGAAGATTAGTGTATCGTTATGGGGGAGAACCAGTTGGAGCGTTCCTGCAGTCGCAAAGGCGACCGCTAGCACCAAGCATAGCTCACGCTCTCTTCATGGATGTGACCCACGATAATCCCTGTCCAGTGCAGAAACGAAGTGTTTTTGATTTTCTTCCAAGTGCCGCACTCGTGTCGATGGCGTGCTGCGCCAGCGGTAGTAGTCGCGGTTACGACGAATTAGTGCCTCATGAC ataCACGTAGTGGAGGAGGAGAGGCAGTACACTGGCTGGAAAGATGACGTCAAGCTAACACGGGAGTTCGTTAGCCCGCAAAGTGGTATAATTGCAGGTAAAAAAGCGTTGAACGATTTACACTACATGCTTGGCCAGCAAAAGTTTTCCCAG GTATTCGTTGATCAAATGGATAATGACATAGTAGCTGTAACGAGACACTCGCCAAGTACCCACGAGAGTGTAATCCTGGTTGCGTTTACAGCATTCCAACACCCCGACAGCAATAATCACGACCTGAGAAGACACGTGAGACCACTGAGAGTGGAGGGTGTAGTAGAGGAGATTATATTGGAAGCTTGGCTCTCGCACGTTGATGCCAA AAGCGGCAAGTCACGTTTCTCTCCCATCTCGAGATACATAAAGTGTATTGACTACATAAATGGATTGGCCGAATATAAATTGCATCTTTGGCAGCACATACAGTGTTCCGACTCGTCGATAGTCAAGAAGGTCAATTCCGGTGATCCTCTTATCACGCAGCTCGATTTCGTGAACTTTCAACCTGGTAGCATCATAGCTATACG AGTGGCTCCTCATGCGAATATAAGACCGGCCCTAAGAAAGCTCCATGATACTATTTCGGAAATGATTCTTTTAAACGAGGAATCAGAGTTACAGGATATAATTCATAACATGGATTTCGCAGATTTGAACGTTGCCTTATATAGATGCGATCAAGAAGAACGAGAAGACACGTCGAATAAATTTGGAGTGTACCACGTGCCGGGGTACGGGTCCTTGGTGTACGCCGGACTTCAAG GTATTTTATCCGTGCTGGCTGATATTCGCTCAGAAAATGATTTAGGAAATCCTCTGTGTGACAATCTTAGAAAGGGTAACTGGATGATAG ATTATACGTGGCAGCGTTTGAAAGAGAATGAAGGTACGAAGCCTCTTGGAATGTGGCTTGAAGAAGCAACGAAACCATTTAAAGTGCTTCCGAGATATTTAGTGCCATGTTATTTTGACATATTCATCGTGAACATTAACTTGCACCTTCTCAGTCGGTGCTACACTTTGATGTCAAA TTTTGTTAAATACGGAAATACGTTTGTTAAAATGCTGAGCTTGGTCTCGGTACAAGTGGGCGGCGTAATAAAATCGTCGCAATTACCGGATCTATCGCCGGATCTCGATCCACCGAAGCCGAAAATTAAGGACGAAAACGGAGAGAAGAAGCAAGTGTGTTTAACATTATCGGCGGGTTTGCCACACTTTGCAGTAGGCTACATGAGAAACTGGGGTAGAGACACCTTTATCGCCCTCAGGGGATTATTCATTCTAACGGGCAGGTATGAGGAAGCGAGATTCATCATTCTCGGGTATGCTGGTACCTTGCGACATGGCCTGATACCTAATTTGCTCGATAAAGGATACCACGCCag atacaaTTGTCGTGATGCCGTATGGTGGTGGCTGTATAGTATAAAGTGTTACATTGAGGAGGCCCCGAAAGGTATAAACATCTTATCTGATAAAGTTTCAAGATTGTTCCCGACGGACAATTCAGCAGCCTTAGCCACAGGAGAA gAACAACCGTTATCCCAGGTAATGCAGGAGGCTCTCACAGTACATTTCCAAGGACTCTTCTTCAGAGAAAGATTTGCCGGGCCAAAGATCGACGAGCACATGAGCGATCGCGGATTCAATAATCAAATCGGTGTTGATCCGGATACTGGCTTTGTGTTCGGTGGCAACTCTTTCAATTGTGGCACCTGGATGGACAAGATGGGATCCTCGGAGAAAGCCGATAACAAAGGAAAGCCAGCCACTCCTAGGGACGGTTCGGCAGTGGAAATAGTCGGCCTAAGCAAGTGCATTCTCAATTTCCTGGCCGAATTGTCGAGACAGAATCTCTTCCCGTACAGCGACGTTCGTCGTGTCGGTCGTGACG GTGTTGTAACAAATTGGACTTACGTACAGTGGGCCGACAAGATTCAGGCGAATTTCGAGAAACACTTTTACGTGAACGAGACTCCAACGAGCGAAGAGTCTGAACTGATTCATCGACGAGGCATATACAAGGATACTTACGGAGCGCAGCAAGTCTGGGCGGATTATCGGCTCCGGCCCAATTTCGTCATTGCTATGGTTGTC GCTCCAGAATTGTTCAACCCGTATCACGCTTGGACAGCATTGAAGATGGCGGAAAAGATACTGCTGGGCCCGCTGGGGATGAAGACACTAGATCCTGAAGATTGGGCGTACAATGGCTATTACGATAATTCCAACGATGGTTGTGATCGTAATACAGCGCACGGGTTTAATTACCATCAGGGACCC GAATGGGTTTGGCCAATAGGCTATTTCCTGCGAGCACGCttacattttgcaaatttagTCAGCGGAACAAACGAGTTACGTCGCGTAATCGAATCGACTTACATCATCATTTCGAACCACTATATGGAACTATCTACCAGTCACTGGAGGGGCCTCCCCGAGCTCACCAATGAGAATGGAAGCCATTGCGAGGGCAGCTGTCGCACGCAAGCGTGGAGCGCATCGTCTCTAATGGAG GTACTCTACGATTTGCAAAAGATCAAAGAAAAGTTGAAAATTGATGAAGACAGAGCCATAAATTGATGCAATTCCGCGTGTGCTCACCACCACCAGTTGCACCTAGAACAATTAAACTCAGATACAAAATGTAGTAGCGCCGGAGATACAGCTGGCGACCAAAGTGCGTGCTTTCCTGCCGGAGTGGTAGCGACACCGCACACATCGGAAACACACGCATTTCATATCCCACACTTAGCCATAGTGAACGCGCAGTCCCGCAAATCCGCGGTTGCTGCTGATTACGCACTTGTAGGGAACGACGATGTCGCAGTTgacaccgaattaatttctaCAATCGATAGGAAACACTTACATAACACAAATTTCGATAGTCCGTCTGACGGTCTTCCGTATCGTACCGGCAACTCGATGGAGATTTCATCGGACGCTCAAAGAGCTCGGGGAGCTCAGGATCACGCGGTGATAGCGAACGATGACGGAAGCGACGGCGAAGCGGCGAGTGTTCGAGTTCTGTCAAACATTGATCACGAAGAAATCGAAACAGCCGAGGAGCTAGGTAGGCCGTGCAAGCGCGACATCCGAGATCACTACGAGATGCAATGCAGTCCCGACACGGCGAGGATGCCGATGAACGCGCTTCCGTTTCCACACCGTAGCGAAATCTACGAGAAACGTGCGAGACCGAGGAACAGTCCGGCGTACACTGATCGTCTGGTTTACGCGAAGGAGTCATCGCTCGCCGTGGAAGTGGTCCCGTGTCAACGGGACGACGTCGCATGCTTCAAGTATTCGCGGGAGGGATCCAACGACATCCTCTGCTCGCAATACGACCGGAGCCATGCTTGTATGCCGGTTTATAATTACGCGAGGACCAACGCTGCgggtatattttattctcactGCTGGCCTCGGGATATCTTCGACCTGAAGACGCCGTTAAATCCTAGCATCCGCGTAATTGGCCGCGTCGCTGACGACATCGTAGCAAATACACAGTTGTATCGCTGTGCAAATAATTATCACGCGAGAGTACCGAAAGCCGGCTACGCACCTATGATATTTTACCGCGAGCACGGAACTGCAATGAGTCGCACAAAACGCATTAGTTGCGATAACAATGGCCCATCGAGTcctttgatttatttatcgatgCATCGATCACAAAATGAGGATGAAGACGACACGAAGAAACATCGACAGAACAGAAGTCTGTTGTTGCTGGAACCGTTGTTAATGCCGGAATTCGCGAGTTCTGGGCATAAAAAGAATATGAAGAATCGTGTTTTGCGTGGATCAAAACgcgaaattgttataataataataataatctacgTGTTACGTTTCTCATTCTTGCTATAG
- the LOC105282715 gene encoding LMBR1 domain-containing protein 2 homolog → MVLGAFLTEIIVAFLLAGTLLFKYGNVFRHHIIVTVSVLIAWYFSLLIIFILPLDVSSTVFRQCVEQNIHNSTKISDNTTVVPFVMCREPWPNVPDNVFPNLWRIVYWTSQCLTWLILPLMQSYIKAGDFTVRGKLKSALIDNAIYYGSYLFICGILLIYIALKPGLDLDGQKLKAIASSASNTWGLFLLVLLLGYALVEVPRGLWNASKPGYTLNYSYFKIAKLSLDKCEAEETVDDILESLHIATISIGPGHPFHCNLETIFQKIPAELKDRMNRRQLPDDTPTDTPTEKSLIRLHRQTIKALQTLQRIETQWGILVDKIFSLEDVAKNQVSHDRRFKPSFPKHRSLPFRIIYNPIVEWYWKCIVQSHVLKVAAVCAGCLSVAVVWSEVTFFNKSPVLSLFAQFLNLAKRNYDYFTIEVLSTLIIAYLCYCAYSTVLKIRVLNLYYLAPHHQTNEYSLIFSGMMLCRLTPPMCLNFLGLIHMDSHIIKTHILETHYTQVMGHMDVISIISDGFNVYFPMAILAFCLATYFSLGSRLLSMLGFQQFLDDDEFTTDLVDEGRELIKRERRKRQRAEDSMYRRREMQERFNISVGKRYRTPRQSTDTVRPLKRDESVESARAGLLHDFDPAEYYIGMTFGGESYGANNQYDVENQDDNSYDPSTARAFSTSTSRVGPPPRGLFDDI, encoded by the exons ATGGTTCTCGGTGCGTTTCTGACGGAGATTATAGTGGCGTTCCTGCTGGCCGGAACTTTACTCTTCAAGTATGGAAATGTGTTCCGGCATCACATTATAGTTACCGTCTCTGTATTGATAGCTTGGTACTTTTCCCTATTGATCATCTTCATATTGCCCTTGGATGTTTCTTCG ACTGTATTTAGGCAGTGTGTAGAGCAGAACATACACAATAGCACAAAAATTTCTGATAACACAACCGTAGTACCGTTTGTCATGTGTAGGGAGCCTTGGCCTAATGTGCCGGATAATGTGTTTCCGAATTTGTGGAGAATAGTTTACTGGACGTCGCAATGTCTGACATGGTTGATACTTCCGTTAATGCAGTCTTACATAAAGGCGGGAGACTTCACTGTACGCGGAAAATTGAAGTCTGCTCTAATTGACAATGCTATATATTACGGCAGTTACTTGTTCATATGCGGCATACTCTTGATATACATTGCACTGAAGCCTGGCTTGGATCTTGACGG GCAAAAATTGAAAGCTATTGCGTCCTCCGCGTCCAATACGTGGGGTTTATTTTTACTGGTCTTGCTGCTTGGATACGCGCTCGTGGAAGTGCCGCGAGGATTGTGGAATGCCAGCAAGCCTGGGTATACTTTGAACTACAGCTACTTTAAGATCGCGAAATTAAGTTTGGACAAGTGCGAAGCGGAGGAAACAGTGGACGACATACTCGAG TCGCTTCACATCGCAACAATATCCATTGGACCTGGTCATCCATTCCATTGCAACCTGGAGACGATTTTTCAAAAGATACCTGCCGAATTGAAGGACAGAATGAATAGAAGACAACTGCCTGATGATACTCCGACGGACACACCCACTGAAAAATCTTTGATTCGTCTACATAGGCAG ACTATAAAAGCATTGCAAACTTTGCAACGCATAGAGACACAATGGGGCATTTTAGTGGATAAGATCTTCAGTTTGGAGGATGTGGCAAAGAATCAAGTGAGTCACGATCGAAGATTCAAGCCGTCTTTTCCTAAGCATCGCTCGCTTCCGTTCCGCATCATATACAATCCCATTGTGG AGTGGTATTGGAAGTGCATCGTGCAAAGTCACGTCTTGAAAGTGGCTGCCGTTTGCGCTGGTTGCTTGTCGGTGGCTGTAGTATGGTCGGAAGTAACTTTCTTCAACAAGTCTCCCGTGTTGTCGTTATTCGCTCAGTTTCTAAATTTAGCGAAAAGGAACTACGATTATTTCACGATAGAG GTACTCTCCACACTGATTATCGCGTATCTTTGCTATTGCGCTTATTCAACGGTGCTGAAAATCCGGGTATTGAATCTGTATTACTTGGCGCCTCATCATCAAACGAACGAGTACAGTCTGATATTCAGCGGGATGATGCTGTGTCGCTTAACGCCACCAATGTGTCTTAACTTTCTGGGACTTATCCACATGGACTCTCACATTATTAAAACTCATATCTTGGAGACGCATTACACGCAG GTGATGGGCCATATGGACGTGATTTCCATAATATCCGATGGCTTTAACGTGTACTTTCCCATGGCAATTCTGGCGTTTTGCTTAGCGACGTACTTTAGCTTAGGTAGTAGATTGCTCTCCATGCTGGGTTTTCAACAGtttctcgacgacgacgagtttACGACGGATCTCGTGGATGAAGGGAGAGAACTTATAAAGAGAG AGAGACGCAAACGGCAAAGAGCGGAGGATTCTATGTATAGGCGACGCGAGATGCAAGAAAGATTCAATATTTCAGTGGGCAAGCGTTACAGAACGCCGCGACAGAGTACAGACACCG TACGTCCATTGAAACGAGACGAGTCAGTCGAGTCGGCGCGAGCGGGTCTGCTGCACGACTTTGATCCCGCGGAATATTACATCGGCATGACTTTCGGTGGAGAGAGCTACGGTGCGAATAATCAATATGACGTGGAAAATCAAGACGACAACTCGTACGATCCGAGCACCGCGAGGGCGTTCTCTACGAGTACGAGTCGCGTGGGTCCTCCGCCCAGAGGATTGTTCGACGATATTTAA